The following proteins come from a genomic window of Azospirillum humicireducens:
- a CDS encoding ABC transporter ATP-binding protein, giving the protein MLIVKLFRLAVPERGLLAAAGAAKFAEMLAAAVPLGVVYWLARGLLSGGALPSPGVVALVLAGAFAAQGVLFYGATRLGAEAGTRLTCRLRLDLARHLRRLPLGEVKRRDSGDLTALLMQDVTTIEQVPSLIFGRTVAGLAMTAILLAGCAWVDARLAGLLVLGIPVAVLVQRRSSRRLAREAAQGAAWRGRMGGAVLELLQGMRVVKGFDPGLPVGRLERATAGHRDAAKGLTATYVRASMGFPVLLDAGALAAGAWAVHGLLGGGLDPAQFLLVWFVALRVFAPVHEFTEFAAMLELMDASLTRIQAVLTEPVLPEPATPRSPERFDVAFDRVGFRQGGDAILTEVSFAVPQGGVVAVVGPSGAGKSTLLRLLTRSWDVTEGAIRIGGVDLRDMDEETRASCLAVVSQEVFLIAGTLRENIRIGRPDAPDDAVTAAAEAAQCHGFISALPQGYDTVLGDRGHTLSGGERQRVALARAILKDAPIVLLDEATSALDPRNEALAQRALGALLPGKTVLVVAHRLRSVAEADSILVLERGRIVEQGSHAALIGRNGAYARLWARYENMLGWRGLP; this is encoded by the coding sequence ATGCTGATCGTGAAGCTTTTCCGGCTGGCCGTGCCGGAACGCGGCCTGCTGGCCGCCGCCGGCGCCGCCAAATTCGCCGAGATGCTGGCCGCCGCCGTGCCGCTGGGCGTGGTCTATTGGCTGGCGCGGGGCCTGCTGTCCGGCGGCGCCCTTCCGTCGCCGGGCGTCGTCGCGCTGGTGCTGGCCGGCGCCTTCGCTGCGCAGGGGGTGCTGTTCTACGGTGCGACGCGGCTGGGGGCGGAGGCCGGGACGCGGCTGACCTGCCGGCTGCGGCTCGATCTCGCGCGGCATCTGCGGCGTTTGCCGCTGGGCGAGGTCAAGCGGCGCGACAGCGGCGACCTGACCGCCCTGCTGATGCAGGACGTGACCACCATCGAGCAGGTTCCCTCGCTGATCTTCGGCCGCACCGTCGCCGGGCTGGCGATGACGGCGATCCTGCTGGCGGGTTGCGCCTGGGTTGACGCGCGGCTGGCCGGGTTGCTGGTGCTGGGGATTCCCGTCGCCGTCCTGGTCCAGCGCCGGTCGTCCCGCCGGCTGGCGCGCGAGGCGGCGCAAGGCGCGGCGTGGCGTGGCCGGATGGGCGGGGCCGTGCTGGAACTCCTCCAGGGGATGCGTGTCGTCAAGGGCTTCGACCCCGGCTTGCCGGTGGGGCGGCTCGAACGGGCGACGGCGGGGCACCGCGATGCGGCCAAGGGGCTTACCGCCACCTATGTCCGCGCCTCGATGGGCTTTCCGGTGCTGCTCGACGCCGGGGCGCTGGCGGCCGGAGCCTGGGCGGTGCATGGGCTGCTGGGCGGCGGGCTCGACCCGGCACAGTTCCTGCTGGTCTGGTTCGTCGCGCTCCGCGTCTTCGCCCCCGTTCACGAGTTCACCGAGTTCGCGGCCATGCTGGAGCTGATGGATGCGTCGCTGACCCGCATCCAGGCCGTCCTGACGGAGCCCGTCCTGCCCGAACCCGCAACCCCCCGGAGTCCCGAGCGGTTCGACGTGGCCTTCGACCGCGTCGGCTTCCGGCAGGGCGGCGATGCCATCCTGACGGAGGTGTCCTTCGCCGTGCCGCAGGGCGGGGTGGTCGCGGTGGTCGGGCCGTCGGGCGCCGGGAAAAGCACGCTGCTGCGCCTGCTGACCCGCTCCTGGGACGTGACGGAGGGCGCCATCCGCATCGGCGGCGTCGATCTGCGCGACATGGACGAGGAAACGCGGGCCTCCTGCCTCGCCGTGGTGTCGCAGGAGGTGTTCCTGATCGCCGGCACGCTGCGCGAGAACATCCGGATCGGCCGGCCCGACGCGCCGGACGACGCGGTGACCGCCGCCGCCGAGGCGGCCCAGTGCCACGGCTTCATCTCCGCCCTGCCGCAGGGCTACGACACGGTTCTGGGCGACCGCGGGCACACCCTGTCGGGCGGCGAGCGGCAGCGTGTCGCGCTCGCCCGCGCCATCCTGAAGGACGCGCCCATCGTCCTGCTGGACGAGGCGACATCGGCGCTGGACCCGCGCAACGAGGCGCTGGCCCAGCGGGCGCTGGGCGCGCTGCTGCCCGGCAAGACGGTGCTGGTGGTGGCCCACCGCCTGCGCT
- a CDS encoding ABC transporter ATP-binding protein encodes MRLAHGHGMALSAACGLSVAAALCGLVPFWGVYEILQATTDGDGPSDPHAVLGWAAAVAAALIGRHLCAALSTGLAHRVGFDILHAVRAALIAKTQRLPLGFFLDRPVGRLSHVFQEQVEILELFFSHQLPDMVAALMAPLLCLTLMALIDWRLAVAALGILPLAWAGNAWMMRGHGPRIGAYFGLIRTINAEAVQFIQGMELVRSFTVRGGAGGGLGGRLVDAIEAFRRFALEWQTRWLPGWSLYAVGAGTAPLFVAPLGLWLHGRGELEAPAFLAALLLSGLLGPPLQKVTIYGELYQRVRKAEEAISAILDAPEPPVAVSGSEPVREGRAFAVAFDAVSFDHGGKPALREVSFTAPAGGITALVGPSGAGKSTAAHLVGRFWDVGEGAIRIGGADIRTIPPERLKAMVSFVFQDSTLFNGSVLDNLRMGRPDADRETVAAAARAARCHDLIAALPEGYDTPVGEGGARFSGGERQRIAIARAILKDAPILILDEPTAFADAENEALIQEALSGLMAGRTAIVIAHRLDSVRHADRIVVMEDGRVAAAGRHDDLMAACPLYRDLTDRQAEVLRWRLPGTQSDVRSGFEQEA; translated from the coding sequence TTGCGCCTGGCGCACGGGCACGGGATGGCCCTGTCGGCCGCCTGCGGGCTGTCGGTGGCGGCGGCGCTGTGCGGGCTGGTGCCGTTCTGGGGAGTATACGAAATTCTCCAGGCGACGACGGATGGAGACGGTCCATCCGATCCCCACGCGGTTCTCGGCTGGGCGGCGGCCGTCGCGGCGGCGCTGATCGGCCGGCATCTGTGCGCCGCCCTGTCCACCGGGCTGGCCCATCGCGTCGGCTTCGACATCCTGCACGCCGTCCGCGCGGCGCTGATCGCCAAGACGCAGCGCCTGCCGCTGGGCTTCTTCCTCGACCGGCCGGTGGGACGGTTGAGCCATGTCTTCCAGGAGCAGGTCGAGATCCTGGAGCTGTTCTTCAGCCATCAGCTTCCCGACATGGTGGCGGCGCTGATGGCGCCGCTGCTGTGCCTGACGCTGATGGCGCTGATCGACTGGCGGCTCGCCGTCGCGGCGCTGGGCATCCTGCCGCTGGCCTGGGCCGGCAACGCCTGGATGATGCGCGGCCACGGCCCCCGCATCGGCGCCTATTTCGGCCTGATCCGGACCATCAACGCCGAGGCGGTGCAGTTCATCCAGGGCATGGAGCTCGTGCGCTCCTTCACCGTCCGGGGCGGGGCCGGCGGCGGGTTGGGCGGGCGGCTGGTCGATGCCATCGAGGCGTTCCGCCGCTTCGCCCTGGAGTGGCAGACGCGCTGGCTGCCCGGCTGGTCGCTCTACGCGGTGGGGGCGGGGACGGCGCCGCTGTTCGTGGCGCCGCTCGGGCTGTGGCTGCATGGGCGGGGCGAGCTGGAGGCGCCCGCCTTCCTCGCGGCGCTGCTGCTGTCCGGCCTGCTCGGTCCTCCCCTGCAGAAGGTGACGATCTATGGCGAGCTGTACCAGAGGGTCCGCAAGGCGGAGGAGGCGATCTCCGCCATCCTCGACGCTCCCGAACCGCCGGTGGCGGTGTCCGGTTCCGAGCCGGTGCGGGAGGGACGCGCGTTCGCCGTCGCGTTCGACGCCGTCAGCTTCGACCATGGCGGCAAGCCGGCGTTGCGGGAGGTGAGCTTCACCGCTCCGGCGGGCGGGATCACGGCGCTGGTCGGCCCGTCCGGCGCGGGCAAGAGCACGGCGGCGCACCTCGTCGGCCGCTTCTGGGATGTCGGGGAGGGCGCCATCCGCATCGGCGGCGCCGACATCCGGACGATCCCGCCCGAGCGGCTGAAGGCCATGGTCTCCTTCGTCTTCCAGGACAGCACCCTGTTCAACGGCAGCGTGCTCGACAATCTGCGCATGGGGCGGCCGGATGCCGACCGCGAGACGGTCGCCGCCGCCGCGCGGGCCGCGCGCTGCCACGATCTGATCGCGGCGCTGCCCGAGGGCTACGACACCCCGGTGGGGGAGGGCGGCGCGCGGTTCAGCGGCGGCGAGCGCCAGCGCATCGCCATCGCCCGCGCCATCCTGAAGGACGCGCCGATCCTGATCCTCGACGAGCCGACCGCTTTCGCCGACGCCGAGAACGAGGCGCTGATCCAGGAGGCGCTGTCCGGCCTGATGGCCGGCCGCACGGCGATCGTCATCGCCCACCGGCTGGACAGCGTGCGCCACGCCGACCGCATCGTGGTGATGGAGGACGGCCGCGTCGCCGCCGCCGGCCGGCACGACGACCTGATGGCCGCCTGCCCGCTCTACCGCGACCTGACCGACCGGCAGGCCGAGGTTCTCCGCTGGCGCCTTCCCGGCACCCAGTCCGATGTCCGGTCCGGTTTCGAGCAGGAGGCGTGA
- a CDS encoding ABC transporter ATP-binding protein codes for MADPASKPPRSAPRSPDPHGSGCGSPGLAVLLDALRPVRRQIILSAALALTGTLLELVPYLVIWRIAVILIDPIAGSGGHAGIPELALAGLAGTLLRFAAQAGGGIIGHAAAFRVERTLRQRLLDHIGRMPLARLDGQGGALKKTLIDDVGRINGVLAHTLPDLVSGLGLPLVAGCLLVWVDWRMALASLALLPLAVAAQARMAAGSSALFTRWSGTEAAANERLLAYVQGIATLKAFNRQARSLEGVRRTVHDLRDLAVSITRRSRYPYALFGLALSFNLATILPAGLLLHAGGSLTLADLMLFLALGGVLTLPLTRVVLAANGLRQLAACLDRIAALLAEPGLPVADTPERPDGNTVRFESAGFTHADGTVALAGASLTLAEVRITALVGPSGAGKTTLARLLGRALDCTEGRITIGGADIRRMDPADLAGRLSTVFQDPVLFHGSLADNIRLARPGATDAEVTAAAKAAGADGFIRALPQGYHTPVGDRGARLSGGERQRIAIARAILKDAPILILDEATAHADPQTEHEVQRALARLARGRTVLVIAHRLATIERADRIVVLCGGRVEASGSHATLLRVSPTYAALRRAQDDAARWSLRGNAAAPTEVRP; via the coding sequence ATGGCGGATCCCGCGTCCAAGCCACCCCGGTCCGCGCCCCGCAGCCCCGACCCCCACGGTTCCGGATGCGGAAGTCCGGGTCTGGCCGTTCTGCTCGACGCGCTGCGTCCCGTCCGCCGACAGATCATCCTGTCGGCGGCGCTGGCCCTGACCGGAACCCTGCTGGAACTGGTTCCCTATCTGGTGATCTGGCGGATCGCGGTGATCCTCATCGACCCCATCGCCGGAAGCGGGGGACATGCCGGCATTCCGGAACTGGCGCTGGCCGGTCTGGCCGGAACGCTGCTGCGCTTCGCCGCCCAGGCCGGCGGCGGCATCATCGGCCATGCCGCCGCCTTTCGCGTCGAGCGGACGCTTCGCCAGCGGCTGCTCGACCACATCGGCCGCATGCCGCTCGCCCGGCTCGACGGGCAAGGCGGCGCGCTGAAGAAGACGCTGATCGACGATGTCGGGCGGATCAACGGCGTGCTCGCCCACACGCTGCCCGATCTGGTGTCGGGGCTCGGGCTGCCGCTGGTCGCCGGGTGCCTGCTCGTCTGGGTCGATTGGCGCATGGCCCTGGCGTCGCTGGCTCTGCTGCCGCTCGCCGTGGCGGCGCAGGCGCGCATGGCCGCCGGCTCCTCCGCGCTGTTCACGCGGTGGAGCGGGACCGAGGCCGCCGCCAACGAGCGCCTGCTCGCCTATGTGCAGGGGATCGCCACGCTGAAAGCCTTCAACCGTCAGGCGCGCAGCCTTGAGGGCGTGCGGCGGACCGTCCACGACCTCCGCGACCTTGCCGTGTCGATCACCCGCCGGTCCCGCTACCCCTACGCCCTGTTCGGCCTCGCCCTGTCCTTCAACCTCGCCACCATCCTGCCGGCGGGCCTTCTGCTGCACGCCGGGGGCTCGCTGACGCTGGCCGACCTGATGCTGTTCCTGGCGCTCGGCGGGGTGCTGACGCTGCCGCTGACGCGCGTGGTCCTCGCCGCCAACGGCCTGCGACAGCTCGCCGCCTGTCTCGACCGGATCGCGGCGTTGCTGGCCGAGCCGGGTCTTCCCGTCGCCGACACTCCCGAACGGCCGGACGGCAACACGGTGCGCTTCGAGTCCGCCGGCTTCACCCACGCGGATGGCACCGTGGCGCTGGCCGGTGCGTCCCTTACCCTGGCCGAGGTACGCATCACCGCGCTGGTCGGCCCGTCGGGGGCCGGAAAGACCACGCTGGCGCGCCTGCTGGGCCGGGCACTGGACTGCACGGAGGGACGGATCACCATCGGCGGCGCCGACATCCGGCGGATGGATCCGGCCGATCTCGCCGGACGGCTCTCCACCGTCTTTCAGGATCCGGTGCTGTTCCACGGCAGTCTGGCCGACAACATCCGCCTCGCCCGCCCCGGCGCGACCGACGCGGAGGTCACGGCCGCCGCCAAGGCCGCCGGCGCCGACGGCTTCATCCGCGCCCTTCCCCAGGGGTACCACACGCCGGTCGGCGACCGTGGCGCCCGGCTGTCCGGCGGCGAGCGCCAGCGCATCGCCATCGCCCGCGCCATCCTGAAGGACGCCCCGATCCTGATCCTCGACGAGGCGACCGCCCACGCCGACCCGCAGACCGAGCATGAGGTCCAGCGCGCCCTGGCCAGGCTGGCGCGCGGGCGCACGGTGCTGGTCATCGCCCACCGGCTCGCGACCATCGAACGGGCCGACCGCATCGTCGTCCTGTGCGGGGGCCGTGTCGAGGCCAGCGGATCGCACGCCACGCTGCTGCGCGTGTCGCCGACCTACGCCGCCCTGCGCCGGGCGCAGGACGACGCGGCGCGCTGGAGCCTGCGCGGCAACGCCGCCGCACCGACGGAGGTCCGGCCATGA
- a CDS encoding ABC transporter ATP-binding protein encodes MILSRLGFDLAGRSDPRLRRGFLTGVLAAAVDALPYAVLAVILPALAAGGGGGETAPWRSPWLGALLLAAALPLGVWLRAHALLDNFAGSYGLVADARLNVADHLARLPVGRVLRHRDAALAELLTSRFSQYQDIITHVWGLVVTNSALPALLWLLLAWIDGRLALLLLAVLPLAALTIPWSHAILDRAAARVMASRERAVTGVVEMAQGARDLRGFDSAGRRRAAVDRDLIALERDSRDAEATAAPALSLYGLMVGLGLASVTLAGGLLWDAGRLEAMPFLLALLVTARLCAALTDLGVFLAGLRLSRAVLAEIRALAREPAMPEPAAGRHPVDASVTLEDVVFRYDDIPDGTPALNGIGVHLPAGSVTALVGPSGSGKSTLARLVARLWDVERGSVRIGGVDVRDMDGDTLNRTVSMVLQEVVLFDMTVADNIRLGRPDAGDAEVEAAARAACIHDRIRALPGGYATRLSDGGATLSGGERQRIAIARALLKDAPVLILDEATSSLDLDNEAQIQQAINALCRGRTVIVIAHRLWTVREVDHILVLDGGRIAQQGRHEALLAADGLYRRLWTVQRAAHDWRLTGPESAVPEICE; translated from the coding sequence ATGATCCTGTCCCGCCTCGGTTTCGATCTCGCCGGCCGCTCCGATCCCCGGCTGCGCCGCGGCTTTCTGACCGGCGTCCTGGCGGCGGCGGTGGATGCGCTGCCCTATGCGGTGCTGGCCGTCATCCTACCGGCGCTGGCCGCCGGAGGGGGCGGCGGGGAAACGGCGCCGTGGCGATCCCCTTGGCTCGGCGCCCTCCTGCTCGCGGCGGCCCTGCCGCTCGGCGTGTGGCTGCGCGCCCATGCCCTGCTCGACAATTTCGCCGGCAGCTACGGTCTGGTGGCGGACGCCCGGCTGAACGTCGCCGACCATCTGGCCCGGCTGCCGGTCGGACGCGTGCTCCGCCACCGTGACGCCGCCCTGGCCGAACTGCTGACCAGCCGCTTCTCCCAGTACCAGGACATCATCACCCATGTCTGGGGGCTGGTCGTCACCAACAGCGCCCTGCCGGCGCTGCTGTGGCTGCTGCTCGCCTGGATCGACGGCCGGCTGGCGCTGCTGCTGCTGGCGGTGCTGCCGCTCGCCGCCCTCACCATCCCGTGGAGCCATGCCATTCTGGACCGGGCGGCGGCACGGGTGATGGCGTCCAGGGAGCGGGCGGTGACGGGAGTCGTGGAGATGGCCCAGGGCGCCCGCGACCTGCGCGGATTCGACAGCGCCGGCCGGCGCCGCGCTGCCGTGGACCGCGACCTGATCGCGCTGGAACGGGACTCGCGCGATGCCGAAGCCACCGCCGCCCCGGCCCTGTCGCTCTACGGCCTGATGGTCGGACTCGGGCTGGCGTCCGTCACCCTGGCCGGCGGGCTGCTGTGGGACGCCGGGCGGCTGGAGGCCATGCCGTTCCTGCTGGCCCTGCTGGTCACCGCCCGGCTGTGCGCGGCCCTGACCGATCTGGGCGTGTTCCTGGCCGGGCTGCGGCTGTCCCGCGCGGTCCTGGCCGAGATCCGCGCGCTCGCACGGGAGCCCGCCATGCCGGAACCGGCGGCGGGCCGCCACCCCGTCGATGCCTCGGTGACGCTGGAGGATGTCGTCTTCCGCTACGACGACATCCCGGACGGCACCCCCGCTCTGAACGGCATCGGGGTCCATCTCCCGGCCGGGTCGGTGACGGCCCTGGTCGGCCCCTCGGGATCGGGCAAGAGCACGCTGGCCCGGCTGGTCGCCCGGCTGTGGGATGTGGAGCGGGGCAGCGTCCGCATCGGCGGCGTCGATGTGCGCGACATGGACGGCGACACGCTGAACCGCACGGTCAGCATGGTGCTTCAGGAGGTGGTCCTGTTCGACATGACCGTCGCCGACAACATCCGTCTCGGCCGGCCGGACGCCGGCGACGCCGAGGTCGAGGCGGCGGCCCGCGCGGCCTGCATCCATGACCGCATCCGGGCCCTGCCCGGCGGCTACGCCACGCGGCTGTCGGACGGCGGCGCCACCCTGTCCGGCGGGGAGCGTCAGCGGATCGCCATCGCCCGCGCCCTGCTGAAGGACGCCCCCGTGCTGATCCTGGACGAGGCGACCTCCAGCCTCGACCTCGACAACGAGGCGCAGATCCAGCAGGCCATCAACGCCCTGTGCCGGGGCCGGACGGTGATCGTGATCGCCCACCGCCTGTGGACCGTCCGGGAGGTCGACCACATCCTGGTGCTGGACGGCGGACGGATCGCCCAGCAGGGGCGCCACGAGGCCTTGCTGGCGGCGGATGGGCTCTACCGCCGGCTTTGGACGGTGCAGCGCGCCGCCCATGACTGGCGTCTGACCGGACCGGAATCCGCCGTGCCAGAAATTTGCGAATGA
- a CDS encoding helix-turn-helix transcriptional regulator — protein sequence MSDTIGTPTHYSSDDHHAMAERFGYRYRRLSVAGRDRGSGNSCALLTGSIGVDVLQPGLTLTRSDISHLHDFEAEAEMNPGLLVSVVLDGPVEGWVEGCGDIATRAGTALNLYIDSPLLFTGKQARGVHYSTVAAFARQDWLEENEVAHMRPPRGGPARLHHWIPSAALKARLHTMDRRTPVPALDRLHREMVTLELMTEALRPMAATPAAASPLRPADLARMVRVRDRLLAEPDADHTLAKLACDAGVSVTVLKEQFRAAFGRSVFDTLRDIRLDRARSLIEGGWSVSQAAAYVGYRHPSNFTTAFRRRFGHAPGTIRR from the coding sequence ATGAGCGACACCATCGGCACGCCGACCCACTATTCCTCGGACGACCATCATGCGATGGCCGAGCGGTTCGGCTACCGCTACCGCCGCCTGTCGGTGGCCGGCCGCGATCGCGGCAGCGGGAATTCCTGCGCCTTGCTGACCGGGTCGATCGGCGTGGACGTGCTGCAGCCGGGCCTGACCCTGACCCGCTCCGACATCAGCCATCTCCATGATTTCGAGGCGGAAGCGGAGATGAATCCCGGCCTGCTGGTCAGCGTGGTGCTGGACGGCCCGGTGGAGGGCTGGGTCGAAGGCTGCGGCGATATCGCCACCCGAGCCGGCACGGCGTTGAATCTCTACATCGACAGCCCCCTCCTGTTCACCGGCAAGCAGGCACGCGGCGTCCATTACTCCACCGTCGCCGCCTTTGCCCGGCAGGACTGGCTGGAGGAGAACGAGGTCGCGCACATGCGGCCGCCGCGCGGCGGCCCGGCCCGGCTGCACCATTGGATCCCGTCGGCGGCGCTGAAGGCCCGGCTGCACACGATGGACCGGCGGACGCCGGTCCCGGCGCTCGACCGCCTGCACCGGGAAATGGTCACGCTCGAACTGATGACCGAGGCCCTGCGCCCCATGGCAGCGACACCGGCCGCCGCCTCCCCGCTCCGCCCGGCGGATCTGGCCCGCATGGTCCGGGTGCGCGACCGGCTGCTGGCCGAACCCGACGCCGACCACACGCTGGCCAAGCTGGCGTGCGATGCGGGCGTCAGCGTGACGGTGCTGAAGGAACAGTTCCGTGCCGCCTTCGGCCGATCCGTCTTCGACACGCTGCGCGACATCCGGCTGGACCGGGCACGCAGCCTGATCGAAGGAGGATGGAGCGTATCCCAGGCCGCCGCCTATGTCGGATACCGGCATCCCAGCAACTTCACCACCGCCTTCCGCCGCCGCTTCGGTCACGCCCCCGGCACCATCCGCCGCTGA